From one Leptospira noumeaensis genomic stretch:
- a CDS encoding leucine-rich repeat domain-containing protein, translating to MKSFIYRTLAALFLTALVLQCNKKVVNAEEWILEHKEDRVFNLSNKEFGVLPASIGNLTKVEELTLQYDSLQVLPKEIGNLKQLKILNLFGNPIQTLPEEIGNLENLEVLLLGRTELKEIPAVISRLKNLKTLALDETKVQLTEADVEVIATLPNLEILDLTLMREYKTLPKNLAKLNHLKHLVLQKTLLEKSDVVRLRDELPKVRVKL from the coding sequence ATGAAGTCTTTTATATACAGAACACTGGCTGCCCTATTTCTTACTGCTCTAGTTTTACAATGTAACAAAAAAGTGGTGAATGCAGAAGAATGGATTTTAGAACATAAAGAAGACCGTGTCTTTAATCTTTCCAACAAAGAATTTGGAGTATTACCCGCGTCCATTGGTAATTTAACAAAGGTAGAAGAACTCACCCTCCAATACGACTCTTTACAAGTTCTCCCTAAAGAAATTGGAAATCTCAAACAATTAAAGATTTTAAATCTTTTTGGAAACCCTATCCAAACCTTGCCAGAAGAAATCGGGAACTTAGAAAACTTGGAAGTTTTATTACTGGGAAGAACAGAACTAAAGGAAATTCCCGCTGTCATCAGTCGTTTGAAAAATCTAAAAACTTTGGCCCTAGACGAAACCAAAGTGCAACTAACAGAGGCTGATGTGGAAGTGATCGCAACCCTTCCCAACTTAGAAATTTTAGACCTCACTCTCATGCGTGAATACAAAACCCTTCCCAAAAACCTGGCAAAACTAAACCACCTAAAACATCTGGTTTTACAAAAGACCTTACTCGAAAAATCGGATGTGGTGAGACTTCGGGACGAACTCCCCAAGGTTCGAGTCAAACTCTAG